A window from Clupea harengus chromosome 14, Ch_v2.0.2, whole genome shotgun sequence encodes these proteins:
- the opn6b gene encoding opsin 6, group member b, producing MDLQDDLMVNVSVYRVSDEGETAIGVYLLILGWLSWLGNGVVILLLTRRLHTLQAQDCLTMNLAISDAGIAMFGYSRGILEVFNVFRDDGYLFQTFWTCQVDGFLILLFGLISINTLTAISVVRYIKGCQPHHAHHLSRRNIFVVISVIWLSALFWSGAPLLGWGSYKARRYGTCEIDWAQARFSVAYRLYVILIFLFNFFLPVSIIVFTYVSIMRTVSASHKSSRGGEVSERQRKIERAITQVSLLLCAAFLLAWSPYAVMSMWSALGYHVPPLNGLLASLFAKSASFYNPFIYIGLSSKFRSDLRELFPCLRRRRPLPQMRSPTPPTGREAGARRHPLGLAPDEVQINLDRFKEPLLGDKPHGGGWDSGVEMGCSSNGNSKPLEREAGVRGKRGEEEEEEVGNRQTDCSRNPLVGSSAPALHSFKRRSSNTGRL from the exons ATGGATCTCCAAGACGACCTGATGGTGAACGTGTCTGTGTACCGCGTGTCGGACGAGGGAGAAACTGCCATAGGAGTCTATCTGCTGATACTGG gATGGCTGTCTTGGCTTGGCAATGGAGTGGTGATTTTGCTGTTGACCAGGCGGTTACACACACTGCAAGCCCAGGACTGTCTCACTATGAACCTGGCCATATCTGATGCTGGGATTGCTATGTTTGGATATTCCCGTGGTATCCTAGAAGTCTTCAACGTCTTCAGGGATGATGGGTACCTATTTCAGACCTTCTGGACCTGCCAG GTGGACGGCTTCCTAATCCTGCTCTTCGGCCTCATCAGCATCAACACGCTGACAGCCATCAGTGTCGTCCGCTACATCAAAGGATGCCAGCCTCACCACG CCCATCACCTCAGCAGGCGCAACATCTTCGTCGTGATCAGCGTCATCTGGCTCAGCGCCCTCTTCTGGTCAGGAGCTCCACTGCTGGGGTGGGGTAGCTACAAAG CACGCAGGTATGGCACCTGTGAGATCGACTGGGCCCAGGCCAGGTTCTCAGTGGCCTACAGGCTCTACGTCATCCTCATCTTCCTGTTCAACTTCTTCCTGCCCGTGTCCATCATCGTGTTCACCTACGTGTCCATCATGCGTACGGTCAGCGCCAGCCACAAGAGCAGCCGGGGCGGGGAGGTCagcgagaggcagaggaagatcGAGAGAGCCATAACACAG GTGTCTCTGCTGCTGTGCGCGGCCTTCCTGCTGGCCTGGTCCCCGTACGCCGTCATGTCCATGTGGTCGGCGCTGGGCTACCACGTGCCTCCGCTCAACGGGCTCCTGGCCAGCCTCTTCGCCAAGTCGGCCAGCTTCTACAACCCCTTCATCTACATCGGCCTCAGCTCCAAGTTCCGCAGCGACCTGCGCGAGCTCTTCCCCTGCctgcggcggcggcggcccCTGCCGCAGATGCGCTCCCCCACCCCGCCGACGGGCCGAGAGGCCGGGGCCCGCCGCCACCCGCTGGGCCTGGCTCCGGACGAGGTGCAGATCAACCTGGACCGCTTCAAGGAGCCCCTCCTCGGGGACAAGCCCCATGGTGGAGGGTGGGATTCTGGGGTGGAGATGGGGTGCAGCTCGAACGGCAACAGCAAGCCCCTGGAGAGGGAGGCGGGGGTAAGGGGAAAgaggggtgaggaagaggaggaggaggtgggaaaCCGTCAGACAGACTGCTCCCGTAACCCCCTGGTGGGCTCCAGTGCCCCCGCCCTGCACAGCTTCAAACGGCGATCAAGCAACACTGGGCGCCTATGA